One window of Quercus robur chromosome 5, dhQueRobu3.1, whole genome shotgun sequence genomic DNA carries:
- the LOC126728472 gene encoding cation/H(+) antiporter 15-like, which translates to MLIETMAYLGLVFYVFLTGLEMDLTAILRAGKRVMGIAMTGILIPMGIGIGLFFLLNHQSSNTTAVGCMFWAVALTITGFPVLTRILANLKLLHSDIGRIAMSVAMLNDIYTWVLIAILIPVGINLKTASYSLSALIVFVLICFFVVRPIVEKVIQFTSGDNYSEYYLCIVLTGALICGIITDAIGAHSAVGAFLFGLIIPSGDLGDALLDRLDDFVSGIMLPLFFTSCGIRIDLTKIMEDTPWYIVVLVIFLACMAKILSSLTVSIIFNMPLKDGAALGVLLNTKGILALIILNVGWDKKILSHQYYTVMMVALLIMTIAVAPIMSAIHKSRKGLKHYILRTIQRSKLNTELRVLTCVHTIANISGMISLLEVSHATKSSPMTVFALHLVELTGRASAMLIVHSTRKSGAHNPSRAQADSNLIINAFESFEQENHLVTVNPLTAMSPYGTMHEDICSLAEDKRVALILLPFHKLSTVDGRMGEENAAYRGINLNVLPNAPCSVGIFIDRGLAAAVRPGGPNDKMKCRFAMLFIGGPDDREALAYAWRMAGHPGISLTVVRFLPSEDVVADVESANTNEEQGILEVVADNERQMAIDDDYINEFRLNTANDESIVYLEKVVSNGEETVSVISGMENCYDLYVVGKGQGVVSPLTLGLSDWSDCPELGTIGDVLVSSSFALHASVLVVQQYGSGGEAEERGMVTSIDGSRRERFGMRWRMSSSQSTKGMVLSDSDWPVGNNA; encoded by the exons ATGCTCATTGAAACGATGGCATACTTAGGCCTGGTTTTCTATGTATTCCTGACTGGTTTAGAGATGGACTTGACTGCAATCTTGAGAGCAGGGAAAAGGGTAATGGGCATTGCTATGACCGGAATTCTCATCCCAATGGGGATAGGAATAGGGttgttttttttacttaatcACCAAAGTAGTAATACCACAGCTGTGGGATGCATGTTCTGGGCTGTTGCACTCACCATCACGGGCTTCCCGGTGCTCACACGAATCCTTGCTAATCTGAAGCTCCTCCACTCGGATATTGGGAGAATTGCCATGTCTGTGGCTATGCTCAATGACATATACACCTGGGTTCTTATTGCAATTTTGATACCAGTAGGTATCAATCTCAAAACTGCATCATACTCATTAAGTGCACTCATAGTCTTTGTGCTAATCTGCTTTTTCGTGGTCCGCCCTATCGTTGAAAAGGTAATCCAATTCACTTCAGGGGACAACTACAGCGAGTACTATTTGTGTATTGTGCTTACTGGAGCACTGATCTGTGGTATCATCACTGATGCAATTGGTGCACACTCCGCTGTGGGAGCATTTTTGTTTGGGCTTATCATACCCAGTGGGGATTTAGGGGATGCGCTTTTGGATAGGCTAGATGACTTTGTGTCTGGGATTATGTTGCCACTCTTCTTTACCAGTTGCGGGATAAGAATTGATCTCACCAAGATTATGGAAGACACACCGTGGTACATAGTGGTTTTGGTAATATTCTTGGCTTGCATGGCTAAAATTTTGAGCTCTCTTACAGTTAGCATTATCTTTAACATGCCCCTTAAAGATGGTGCGGCTCTTGGAGTACTTTTGAACACCAAAGGCATCTTGGCCCTCATTATCCTCAACGTTGGGTGGGACAAAAAG ATATTGAGCCACCAATACTACACTGTAATGATGGTTGCTCTCTTGATAATGACTATTGCCGTAGCGCCAATCATGTCAGCCATCCACAAGTCCAGAAAGGGTTTAAAGCACTACATCCTCAGGACCATTCAAAGATCAAAGCTTAACACTGAACTCCGAGTCCTTACATGTGTTCATACAATAGCAAACATATCAGGCATGATTAGCCTCCTTGAAGTATCCCATGCCACTAAATCATCCCCAATGACTGTCTTCGCTCTCCACCTAGTTGAGCTCACTGGCCGCGCCTCTGCCATGCTTATCGTCCACTCTACGCGCAAATCAGGCGCACACAACCCTAGCCGTGCACAAGCAGACtcgaatctcatcatcaatgCCTTCGAATCTTTCGAGCAAGAAAACCACCTTGTCACTGTGAATCCACTCACAGCCATGTCTCCATATGGGACAATGCACGAGGATATTTGTAGTTTGGCTGAAGACAAGCGTGTTGCTCTAATTCTACTCCCGTTTCACAAACTCTCAACTGTTGATGGGCGAATGGGGGAAGAGAATGCTGCTTATAGAGGCATAAATCTAAATGTTTTACCCAATGCACCATGTTCAGTGGGAATCTTTATTGATCGTGGACTAGCCGCGGCTGTGAGACCCGGCGGGCCTAATGATAAAATGAAGTGCCGGTTTGCCATGCTCTTCATTGGTGGCCCAGATGACCGTGAGGCACTAGCTTATGCATGGAGAATGGCGGGTCACCCTGGAATTAGCTTAACAGTTGTGCGGTTCCTTCCGAGTGAGGATGTGGTGGCGGACGTGGAGTCAGCAAACACAAACGAAGAACAAGGGATTCTAGAGGTTGTAGCTGATAATGAGAGGCAAATGGCAATTGATGACGACTATATAAATGAGTTTAGGCTTAACACTGCTAATGACGAGTCAATAGTGTACTTAGAAAAGGTGGTGAGCAATGGGGAAGAAACGGTTTCAGTAATAAGTGGAATGGAAAATTGTTATGACTTGTATGTAGTGGGAAAAGGACAAGGAGTGGTGTCACCACTCACGTTGGGATTATCAGATTGGAGTGACTGTCCAGAACTAGGTACCATTGGGGATGTGTTAGTGTCTTCAAGCTTTGCATTGCATGCTTCAGTTCTTGTGGTTCAACAGTATGGGTCTGGGGGTGAAGCTGAGGAGAGGGGCATGGTGACATCGATAGATGGTTCGCGGCGGGAGCGTTTTGGGATGCGCTGGAGAATGAGTTCTTCACAGAGCACAAAGGGAATGGTGTTATCTGATAGTGACTGGCCGGTTGGGAATAATGCTTAA
- the LOC126729127 gene encoding uncharacterized protein LOC126729127 — protein sequence MEEVLTNPKAGFYINQDVFGAEGDFITSPEVRQMFGEMVGVWAMCLWEQMGQPSKVNLVELGPGRGTVMVDLLRGASKFKNFTESLQIHMVECSPTLQKLQHSNLKCKDEDNTDDKVNKRSVSTLTGTPVTWHAALEQVPSGLPTIIIAHEFYDALPVHQFQVCLINLSCSG from the exons ATGGAGGAAGTTTTGACAAATCCTAAGGCTGGTTTCTACATTAATCAGGATGTGTTTGGAGCAGAGGGTGATTTTATAACCTCCCCTGAAGTAAGGCAAATGTTTGGGGAG ATGGTTGGTGTTTGGGCCATGTGCCTGTGGGAGCAAATGGGACAACCAAGTAAAGTTAACCTTGTTGAGCTGGGTCCAGGACGAGGAACTGTGATGGTTGATCTTCTTCGT GGTGCCTCCAAATTCAAGAACTTCACTGAATCATTACAAATACATATGGTGGAATGTAGCCCAACACTGCAGAAGCTTCAGCACAGCAACTTGAAATGCAAGGATGAAGATAATACCGATGACAAGGTTAACAAAAGGAGTGTCAGCACATTGACTGGGACTCCTGTGACATGGCATGCTGCACTGGAGCAGGTTCCTTCAGGAT TGCCTACAATCATCATTGCCCATGAGTTTTATGATGCTTTACCAGTTCATCAATTTCAGGTTTGTCTTATTAATTTGAGTTGTTCTGGATGA
- the LOC126726520 gene encoding leucine-rich repeat extensin-like protein 5, translated as MRRQQLCHAPPQIGEMPRDHAYYVWYRPVTRKYVDRNSAKLDIMIQSHLALLAILPEGSEAHNHVRRVLNNVVGLGRDPVANEEADNGHETEPTATEIPSTSAAPISTRTRAQRAIASPSTSATRGRGRPATASPSTSATRGRGMPATASPSTSAARGRGRRATTPRVVTSPEMPAPIPHSSPQPEVPPHIPDASLQPEVRSPSPPSQPNFDLGIDDNVTPPILPETPSYPPTSSTAPTPGLYLEHHYPPTASSSDPLGPSVGIDTVQPHTDVPNEHPPHQPSPPRGRPQRTRRAPTCGTGGHKIGHRGSSMHDDEPKDDAPQPPPPPKHYTRVKKRKIGEP; from the exons ATGAGACGACAACAACTTTGTCATGCACCTCCTCAGATTGGTGAGATGCCCCGCGATCATGCCTATTACGTCTGGTACCGTCCGGTCACTCGAAAGTATGTCGACCGCAACAGCGCTAAATTAGATATAATG ATTCAAAGCCATTTAGCGCTATTGGCGATACTTCCTGAAGGCAGCGAAGCTCACAACCATGTTCGGCGTGTCCTAAATAATGTGGTTGGCCTTGGTCGTGATCCTGTAGCAAATGAGGAGGCAGACAATGGCCATGAGACTGAACCAACAGCTACTGAAATCCCAAGCACAAGCGCAGCACCCATAAGTACACGGACCCGTGCTCAGCGTGCTATTGCAAGCCCAAGCACAAGCGCAACTAGGGGCCGTGGTCGGCCTGCTACAGCAAGCCCAAGTACAAGTGCAACCAGGGGCCGTGGTATGCCTGCTACAGCAAGCCCAAGCACAAGTGCAGCTAGGGGCCGTGGTCGGCGTGCAACAACCCCTCGGGTTGTAACTAGTCCTGAGATGCCTGCACCCATCCCGCACTCATCTCCTCAGCCTGAGGTCCCTCCACACATCCCAGATGCATCTCTTCAGCCCGAGGTCCGTTCACCCAGCCCACCTTCGCAGCCCAATTTTGATCTCGGTATTGATGACAATGTGACCCCTCCTATACTCCCCGAGACACCCTCTTACCCACCTACCAGCTCTACTGCACCCACTCCTGGCCTCTACTTAGAGCATCATTACCCACCTACCGCATCCTCATCTGACCCTCTAGGACCTTCGGTTGGGATTGACACTGTACAGCCACATACTGATGTACCAAACGAGCATCCCCCTCATCAGCCCTCACCTCCACGAGGTAGACCACAGCGCACTAGAAGAGCACCCACTTGTGGGACAGGTGGACACAAAATAGGACACCGAGGTAGCTCTATG CATGATGATGAGCCTAAGGATGATGCCCCGCAGCCTCCTCCCCCGCCCAAACATTACACAAGGGTTAAAAAACGCAAAATTGGCGAACCTTGA
- the LOC126726519 gene encoding serine/threonine-protein phosphatase 7 long form homolog, protein MANVQMEDNRVIDIIKLLRLEGLFRAPSKEIDNCLISALVERWRPETHTFHLPHGEMTITLQDVEVIFGLPIDGEVLVGPTAVEDGTWRDVCGELLGFTPPNDNKTLVGQRILISRLVEAIAAPLPEDATEIQIHRYARCYILALVGDKLFMDKSGDRVHLMFLEFMRNLRDPRQYSWGSGCLAWLYRELCRASEKGASQIGGACTLVQYWAWARLPFLCPRIEPPPGCDYGPWPYAPLAFKWVRVRSPKSRPGGTALIRYREQLVTMQPDQIVWQPYEADFGHLPEFCVAGRDTWIARVPLLCFCIVERHYPDRVLRQFGLAQQ, encoded by the exons ATGGCAAACGTTCAGATGGAAGATAATCGGGTGATTGACATTATCAAATTGCTAAGGTTGGAAGGATTGTTTAGAGCCCCTTCCAAAGAGATCGATAATTGCCTAATATCGGCCCTAGTTGAGCGATGGCGGCCGGAGACTCATACGTTTCATCTTCCACATGGTGAGATGACAATCACCCTACAAGATGTGGAGGTAATTTTCGGACTTCCTATAGACGGTGAGGTCTTGGTTGGACCGACTGCTGTGGAGGATGGGACTTGGAGGGATGTGTGCGGGGAGTTGCTTGGATTTACTCCGCCGAATGACAATAAAACTTTGGTGGGCCAAAGAATTCTCATCAGCCGACTTGTTGAGGCCATTGCAGCACCACTGCCTGAGGACGCAACAGAGATTCAGATACACCGGTATGCCCGGTGCTATATTTTAGCGCTAGTAGGGGATAAACTTTTCATGGACAAGTCAGGAGATAGGGTGCATCTGATGTTCTTGGAGTTTATGCGCAACCTTCGTGATCCGCGGCAGTATAGTTGGGGTAGTGGTTGCTTGGCCTGGTTATACAGGGAGTTGTGTCGAGCAAGTGAGAAAGGCGCATCGCAGATTGGTGGGGCGTGCACCTTGGTCCAGTATTGGGCATGGGCAAGGTTGCCATTCTTGTGCCCGAGGATAGAGCCCCCACCTGGATGTGATTATGGCCCATGGCCATATGCTCCACTTGCATTTAA gtgggtgcgggtgcgaaGCCCGAAGAGTAGGCCAGGTGGCACGGCCTTGATCCGCTATCGCGAGCAATTAGTGACAATGCAGCCAGACCAG ATTGTGTGGCAGCCATATGAGGCAGACTTCGGCCACCTTCCTGAGTTCTGCGTTGCAGGGAGGGATACGTGGATAGCCAGGGTGCCGCTTCTGTGTTTTTGCATAGTAGAGAGACACTACCCGGACCGTGTCCTTCGACAGTTTGGGTTGGCGCAGCAGTAG